The nucleotide window AAGCCAGAAGAATACCTATTTTTCCTAGAGGATACTGAAGCAAAAGTGCTTGTAGTAGAACCAGAGATTTGGAATAAGTTATCACAATCCATTAAGAACAAGACCACTAAACTTAAGCATGTAATTATCTTACCGGGTATGTACAATATGATGGAGAAGATTGAAAGTACGCAATACATACCTCAATCATCATATACGGAGCTTGTATCAAAGGCTTCAGTAAAGCTGGAGGCTGAAAAGACGTCGCCAAACGATATGGCTTTTTGGTTATATACGTCGGGTACTACCGGACATCCTAAGGCAGCACTTCACTTGCATAAAGATATTCTCGTAGTTCTTAATACTTTCGTAAAAAATATACTTAAGATTACAGAAAGAGATAGGTTATTTAGCGCTTCTAAATTATTCTTCGCATATGGATTAGGTAATGGATCTTATTTTGCTTTTGGAAATGGTGCTTCAGTAATTCTAATGCCGGAAAGAGTGGAACCCAAAAGAGTTTTAGAAACGATACATAAGTACAAACCAACTATTTTCTTTGGTGTACCTACTTTATATAATGCAATGTTGCAAGTAGAAGAGTGGAAAAATTACGATCTAAGCAGCTTAAGGTTCTGTGTTTCTGCGGGAGAACCTTTGCCTCCTGCGATATTTAATAGATGGAAGGAAAGGTATGGGATAGAGATCGTAGATGGTATTGGATCCACTGAAGCGCTTCATATTTACATTTCTAATATTCCGGGGAACTGTAAAGCTGGTAGTAGCGGAAAAGTAGTTCCTGGTTATGAAGTGAAAATTGTTGACGAAAACGGTAATGAGGTACCCCCTAAGACAGTAGGCGATCTTTACGTAAAAGGAGATAGTATAGCCATGTTTTACTGGCGTGATTATGAGGCTACTAGAAGGAACATGGTAGGGTTTTGGTTTAGAACTGGGGATAAGTTCTTTAGGGACGAGGATGGTTACTATTATTATGTTGGAAGATCTGATGATATGATTAAAACTTCCGGATTATGGGTCTCTCCAATAGAAGTCGAGGCGGTATTGTTATCTCATCCAGCAATTTTGGAAGCTGCAGTAGTAGGTCTACCAGATGAGGTGGGATTGATAAAAGTAGTAGCATTTGTCACCTTAAAACAAGGATACTCTCCTAGTGAGGAATTAGCTAATAACATTAAAGATTATCTTAAAGAAAAACTGGACCATTACAAGGTTCCTAAGGAAATAAGATTCGTAAATGAGATTCCAAAGACTGCAACTGGTAAAATACAAAGGTATAAATTTAGACTGGGTGAAGTAAAATAAAATTTTTACAGCTATCATAGTACTTATAATACCCAAGAAAATTTTTTAGTATTTATTTAGAGGTTATTATTAATGAAGATACAATCGTTATTCTTTACATTGTATGGAGATTACATAAAAGATGCGGGAGGAACGATAAGTTCCAAAAGCTTGATTATTATTCTTAAAGAATTTGGTTTTTCAGAAGGTGCGATTAGAGCTGGTTTACACAGAATGAAGAAAGCCGGTTTAATAGTCTCTGAAAGGGGAAAAGATAAGAAAATAAGATATAAATTGTCTGAAAAAGGGCTGTTGAGATTACTAGAAGGAACTAGGAGAGTCTATGAAAAGACTAGAAGAAGATGGGATGGCAAATGGAGGATAGTAGTGTATAACATTCCAGAAAATAACAGGGAGGTAAGAGATAGATTGAGGAGAGAGCTAAAATGGTTAGGATTTGGAATGCTAGCTCAGTCAACATGGATATCACCAAATCCTATTGAAGATACGTTAAGGAAATTTATCAATGATCTCTACAACTCGACCAATAGCGTGAAGGTAGACATTTTTGTGGCAGATTATTTAGATCAACCTAATCATTTGGTAGAAAGATGTTGGAATTTAGTTGAAGTCGAACAAGCTTACAAGTCTTTTTTAGAAGAATGGTCTCCAATGCTTAAAAAGGTCAACTCCATGAAAAGTAATGAAGCGTTTGTAACTAGGATAGAATTAGTCCATGAATATAGAAAATTTCTAAATATAGACCCTGATTTACCAGAAGATTTATTGCCCCAGAATTGGATAGGTTATAAGGCATATGACCTCTTCATGAAACTGAGAGAGGAATTAACACCAAAGGCAAATGAGTTCTTTTACAAGGTGTATGAGCCATAAAACTTTATGCTATCATTTAAAAAAGTTTAGTATATACTAATTTTCTTAAATTAAACAATTTTACTTCTTATATCTTATTTAGCAATAGTATTAAATTAAATATAGCTTTTTTTGTATTGTCCCATATTTTTGTGTCAAATTAGTATCATGAAATCCCTCGATATGAAGAATCCAAGCTTATCTTCACCATTCTCCTATAAGGATATGTTAAAGATAATTCCTTGTGTGTTTGAAAAAATATCCTGCGGGCATTGTAATGTTGTCCTATCTATTACGTTAATCTTTTTAGGGAAAATATGGTTCAAAACACCTCTTGGCAGTCAATAATAAAAAATGAGTTAAGCGTTCCGTTGAACCACTTCTCGACATTACAAAATACTGAAAGCCTTGCCCCTTCTAGGGCAGTGAGAAATTAGCAGTGCACTGAAAACCATTAACGTTAGACTTTATCTTAATGGGGGTTAAGGGGGCGGAAGACCCTTCTGTAAGGGATGGATAGCCCCTTATATTTTAAATATTAAGAACTACAGATATACAATTAACGTCTGACGTAGGATTCCGCTTCCGCGCTTATACTAACGAACAAGCATTGAGGGCGTTAAAAGCCCAGTTGAGGCTAGCATGTGAGGTATATAACACCCTACGTTGGGCAGACACCTATTTCTACCAAAGGGATGGGAAAGGACTTACACAGACGGAGTTAAGACAGATGGCCCTTGACTTAAGAAAGCAGGATGAGGAGTACAAACAACTTCACTCACAAGTTGTTCAACAGATAGTAGATCGTTTTTACGAGGCTAAGAAGAGGTTTATGGACGGGCTAGCACGCTTTCCAAGAGAAAAGAAACCGCACAAGTACTACTCGCTAGTTTACTCTCAATCGGGATGGAAAGTGTTGAGCTTAAGGGAAATAAGAAGAAAGAGTAATCACAAGAAGAAGTTAATGAAGCTCTACCTATCTCATCTAGGAGTCTTCAACGTGATAGTACACAGGGACTTCCCTCTAGATAAGGTGAAGAGAATCATAGTGAAGTTAGAGCCGTCTGGGAGAATATACATCATTTTCGTGGTTGATTACGAGTTCAAGGCCCTTCCATCTACTGGAAAAGTTGTCGCGATCGACGTGGGAATTGAGAAACTCGTAACTACCTCCGATGGTCAGTATTTCCCTAACCTGAAGCCTTTTGAGAGGGCCTTAACCAAGGTAAGGGAACTTCATAGGTCTCTTTCGAGGAAGAGATTCCTCTCTCATAACTGGTTCAAAGCTAAGGTTAAGTTGGCTAGGGTTTATGAGCACGTGAAGAACTTGAGGAAAGATATTTACATGAAGCTCGGTAAGTATTTTGCAGAATACTACGATATCGTGGTAATGGAGGATATTAGCGTTAAGAAGCTGGTTGGTAAGTCTCTCAAGGTGAGGAGGAGGCTTCACGATGTTGGTTTTTACGAGTTTAGGACGATACTGGAGTATCAACTAATAAAATACGGTAAGAAGTTCACTCTCGTCGATCCAGCATACACGTCGATGACTTGTGCTAGATGCGGATACGTCAGGGAAGATTTAACTCTCTTCGACCGCGTGTTTGTTTGTCCTAAATGCGGTTGGATAGTAGACCGTGACTATAATGCTTCTCTCAACATCTTACGTAGATCGGGGTCGGAACGACCCTCAGTGTGGAGCTCTGCCTTCTACCGCTGGCAAGGTGGGGCTATGAAGCAGGAAGCCTTGTCCGTTAGGGGAGGGTAGTTCACCAGTATAGGGAGAAAAATATCTTACTAACTTACCTTCTTCGGTATATCTCTCCCCAAGAAGTTTATTATGGATAAAACCAATGGAACAAGGGAATATACCACAATCGACACAATAGCTAACCCCACATTATTACTTATGGAAGGCAGAATGTTCAGTCCCCTAGCTATTGTTGAGAATGGTGAGTTCTGTAGTAGCATAAATGGTAACTCAGTGGAACCCCACGTTGGTAGATACTCTGAAATCATCTCGTAGCTTCTATTGTTGGTTAATAAAGACACGAAGACGAGTACGTCAGATACTATTATTGAGGCTATTAAGATGAATCCACTAATTGTAAAGGATAGATTACTCCTCCTCAGTATTTCACCTATTGCAAAGGCGATGTTTAGGAAGACTAATGTTGAGAATACTACTGAAGAGAAGAGCTCTGGTAATAGTATTAAATCACTTTGTACTCCAAAGAGAAGAGATGAAAGGACTAAGGCAAGCACTACCATGAATAGGTAAATAATTAAAAGTAAGGAGAATGAACCAAGCCACTTCTCCATAACAAATCTCAACCTAGTTATTGGTTTTGATATGAAATAATCTACTGTTCCTTGTTCATATTCTTCTGCCATTGATCCAGAAGCTATCGATATTGCTAAGAAGTGTATTAGGAGGACTTGTGGTAATAGTACCCCAAGAGCCCATAAATAGGGAGATAGGGGAATTATTAATGTCTTCAGTGACTTTGAAGGTACTAAATATATTGCTAAGTAAATGCCGAGTTCAAAGATGAACGTTATTATAGATAGTACTATGACCTTTTTCCTAGCTATTGCCCTTCTCCACTCGTAAAGCATGATCTCAAACATTTCCTAATGCCCTCATGTAAGCCTCTTCCAGGTTTAGGTCAATATAGAAACCCTTTACCTTAACACCACTTGTAACCAAATCCTTTAACAATTCCTCTCTCCTATCCTCATTAAGTTTGGCTATTAATCTATTCCCATCGTTAAATATTCCTTTAACGTATTCTATCCCCTTTAGCACTCCCTCGGCCTTTTCAATTTCGTCCGTTTCTACTACTACTTGTATACCTAAAAACTCCTTAACCATATCCTCAACAGTACCACTAAAAACTATCTTCCCCTTATATATCATGAATATTCTATCAGATAGCTTCTTTACATCCTCTAACTCGTGAGATGTCATCAAAATGGATACGTTATCTTTTCTCTTCAACTTGTTTAGTAGCTCTCTTGTCTTCAGAGAAAAGATAGGGTCAATTCCCATATTTGGCTCATCCATTATTAGAATAGAGGGATTCCCAAGCAAGGCTTCAGCAATTGCTATTCTCTGAACCATTCCCTTACTGTACTTAACTATGGGATTATTTGCGTAATTCTCCATTTCAACAAATTCCAAAACCCTATTCACCTCACTTTTGTCCACTCCCCTTATCTTAGCTGAAAGTTCTAGCACTTGCTTTCCAGTAAGAAATGGTGGGTAATTGGGAATTTCTTGAACGTAGCCGACTTCCTTAAAGATTCTCTTACTCTTGAAAGGATTTTCCCCAAGTATTTGCACTTCTCCCCTATCTGGCTTCATGAGAGTGAGTAGGATTCGGATAAGTGTGGTTTTTCCCGCACCATTGGGGCCTATAAGTGAGACGAATTCCCTTTTCTTAACCTCTAATGAGACATTATCTAAGGCTATTTTATTGCCGTATTTCTTGACAATATTGCTTACAACGATCATTTTACTATATATAATAATTCATAATCCTGTTTAAAAGCGTGTGTAATAGCGTGTTTGCAAAAAGTTTATTTGTTAACCAAAAGACTATAATGTATGAATGCGAAAATACCCATTATTTTAACAGTTATTATTGTAGTCTCTGCGTTCATTGTAGTCTTCGCCAGCACGCATTCGACCACTCAAGAAAACTCTACGGCTGACGCATTCCACTACACTACATTAGGTGAAATACATACGTACAACATCTCACCTGTAACCAATTTCATCCTATATTATGTTAATAATACTAATACAACACTTGCGTTATCACTGGCATCTCAAATAATTGGTAATGGTACAACAAATTTCATATCATTTAATAACACCTTCGCAACAATAGGCTATTTTAAGGCTTCCACTCCCTTGTCGTCATTTGCATTCACAATAATAAACAAAACGCTAGTGAAAAATGGCTTTATTTACGGTCAATATAATACCTTACTTTATGATTATAAGAACACTACCGCGTTTGGATTTGATGGATATTACTTTTATATTATTAAGGACAACGCTAGCGTCAACACTACCCTATTTCTCCTAAAGTATCTTTACACCTCACAGAAGGTATCTGCACCTCAACCATCCAGCAATGTAATAGCCTATGGTAACACATCTTACGGTAGTTTTCAATTACTTTCATCAAATAGCCAACTAATATTGAAGGGTACTGGTAACTTCAGTAACGTGACTAAACTTTTGAAGTACTTCAATATAACCATAGGTAACTTTACTGTTGCAGGGAAAGTTGTTTATAATAACGCTACTGTCGTAATCTATTCAATAAGTGCCACTTACGATAACAAGAGCCTATTCGTGATGATAGGGATAAACAAACAAGAGAATTACGGCGTTGCTGTAATATCTCATCAAGAAATAAGCTTAAGCGAGATATTGAAAGAATTATAATTTTTTCTTTTTTCTTTAAAAAAAGAACTGTTTACATTAATATTCTATTATTATTTTGTACCGAGATCAATCCTATTTTATTGAATTAAGGATGCGGAAAGAAATTTCACTCATTTTAAATACTTGCATTCATTATCACTGCTTTCAATTAATCATTATATGTACAATTTACGTAAAAAACTATCGTGAAAGCTCAATAAAGCTCAATAAATTTGTAACTTATACTAATATTATTTAAAACTAACTGTCCATAAATACTATGCCCACTACTCTTTTGCTAACGTAATCTGAAACGAGCTCATAAATGAGTTAAAATTCCTCAAACCTTAGCTATTTTTTTATACTCTCTAACCAAGGAATATATTAGATGAGACTACTATTAACCATTGACACCTTCCGCCAATTTTTGCCCTTTCAAAATGAAAAGATCATAGTAATTGGAGTCATGGAAATTGACCACATTAATAAGAGAAAAGATTTCCGCTTCTTCACGGAATGGGATCTGGGTAATGAAAAAGAAATGATTACGAAATTTTATGAATACTTAAAGGGAAAAATTAGTGAAGTTGGATCAAACAACTTGAACTTCTTTAGCGGGAAAAGCAAAATCCTCGAAAGATTATTTGTAGTGGGTTTCAACATCTTACGCTTTGACATACCGATTTTAACACAGAAGGGAATAGAGTACTCAATAGGAACAGTTTCAGAATTGAACTTATTATGGAGTAGCTTAGTCGTAATAGATTATCTTCAAGCAATGCTACCTTATAATAAGATGAAAATTAAGGGTATGAGTTGGGAGAGATTCAGCTACATATTGAGAACCACTGGATATAAGGTACCTAGAATTCCCTCAAGAGGTTCGCAAGTAAAGGAGTTATACATAAAAAAGGACTACGAAAGTATCCTTAAGCGTAACAAAGCTAAACTTTTAACACTCTACTCTGCCAGTAAGATCTTTGAAAAAGAGAAGATCTAATCATTTTTAACCTTTCTTCCCAGAAGCTTATATAACTCCTTTTCAGCCTTAGCCATTTCACTCTGCGTAGCTAATTCCCATAATCTATAGAATACTGGATAACCAGCTTGTTGCTCCAAAGACCACTCCTTAGCGAAACTACCATCCCATATATACTTAGCTTCATTCTCAACAATTCTCCTTACCACGTCATAATACTTGAACATTCTTGTTAAAGTACCGTATTGGCTAGTAGTACTGTGATGCACCATTTGGTTAAATATTCCCTCTTCAGCAATTAGTCTAGCGATTTCCGCTAACTCTCCAGAAGCGTAAAACTCCAATAACGCAGCTTCTGGAGATACTCCATATTCCTTTACGGCAATGTCATAACAAGCCTTTATTGCCCCAAATAGTATTGGTACCCAAGTGTGCTCACTCATTAAGTCCAATAACGCCTCCTCCTCAAATGAGGAAATCACAGCAATCCCACCTGGTATCGCACCTATACCCTTAGCTATTGCTTTAGCGTAGTCCCACGCCTTTCCAGACGCATCTTGTTTAACTCCTAACAGTACAGGGTAACCTTTACCTTGCTTGTGCAAATCCATAATCCCCTCCCCAACCATTCTGGGAGCAACCATTATAGTATCAACACTTTTAGGGGGTCTAATGAGCCCAAAAGCTACATTATACCCGCTTGCAAAATCTAACACGAACTCCTTTTTCCCTTGTAAAACTGGAGCTATCTTCTTTTCATAAACTTCTTTCATTACTTCATCTGGAATTAAAAGCAACGCGACATCGGACCTCCTCACTGCTTCATCTATCTCGTAAACTTCAAATCCTTCTTTCTTAGCCAATTCATAATATTTATCCTTAACATTTCCTACAATAACGTTTAGACCATTTTCCCTCATGATAGTAGCTTGAACCCTTCCTTGATTGCCGTAACCAATTACACCTATTGTCTTTCCCTTTAACGGATCTAAATTCGCATCTAAAACTGTTTTATCCATAAAAAAGTACTGGAGTACGAAAATAAAAATATGAATCCGTACTTATAAGGATGAAGAAGAACCTATCTTCCTCACTTGATCCATTGCCCACATCATTGGACAATATCCACCACACATAGTACACGCTTTAACCTTCGGAATACCAAACTGAGTGTAGACTTGATAAGCTCTTTGGGGATCTATGAGCCTAGAAATCATATTATCCCACTCTAACTTACCCCTATAATAGCTAACCTCATCATCCCATTTCCTAACTCTTCTCCCTAACTTAACCACATCACCAGCGTGAGCTGCAATTCTGTAAGCAATTGCCCCTTCCTCAACTTGTTTAACAGTTGGCAATCCCAAATGTTCGGCTGGAGTCAAATAGCACAATAGATCTGCACCAGCAGCTGATGATATTGCAGCACCTATTGCAGAGGCTATGTGATCGTATGGTGCACCGACATCTATCGGCAAAGGACCTAAAACATAATATGGTACACCACCAGTTAACTTCTTCATCAATTTCACATCCCATGCTATTTCATTTAATGGTACGTGTCCCGGACCTTCTACCATTACTTGCACACCCTCCTTTAACGCACTTTTAACCAGTCTGGCCGTTTCCAAAAGTTCACCAACTTGAAATTCATCATGAGCATCCCCCGTTGCTCCAGGTCTCAATGCATCACCTAATGAAATCACTGCGTCATATTCCTTAAACATCTCCAGTAAGTAGCCCCAGTGCTTCCTATATGGATTTTCAGAATTATTGTGTATCATCCAACCAGCTATCATATCCCCTCCCCTTGATACTATTGGAATTATCCTATTGCTCTTCAACGCCCTTATGGCTAATTCCTTAGTTATCCCAGCGTGAATTGTCATAAAGGCTACTCCATCCTTTAAGTGCTTCTCCACAGTACTCAGTAATTCATCCTCAGTGAAATAC belongs to Saccharolobus solfataricus and includes:
- a CDS encoding benzoate-CoA ligase family protein, whose translation is MTSQHRKILNITDELFSRYDNSESDKRIAIYYRNEIWTYRRLIDEINRVGNTLKDLGIEKENRILMISYDSPYFISTFYGAVKIGAIPVPVNTYLKPEEYLFFLEDTEAKVLVVEPEIWNKLSQSIKNKTTKLKHVIILPGMYNMMEKIESTQYIPQSSYTELVSKASVKLEAEKTSPNDMAFWLYTSGTTGHPKAALHLHKDILVVLNTFVKNILKITERDRLFSASKLFFAYGLGNGSYFAFGNGASVILMPERVEPKRVLETIHKYKPTIFFGVPTLYNAMLQVEEWKNYDLSSLRFCVSAGEPLPPAIFNRWKERYGIEIVDGIGSTEALHIYISNIPGNCKAGSSGKVVPGYEVKIVDENGNEVPPKTVGDLYVKGDSIAMFYWRDYEATRRNMVGFWFRTGDKFFRDEDGYYYYVGRSDDMIKTSGLWVSPIEVEAVLLSHPAILEAAVVGLPDEVGLIKVVAFVTLKQGYSPSEELANNIKDYLKEKLDHYKVPKEIRFVNEIPKTATGKIQRYKFRLGEVK
- a CDS encoding transcriptional regulator PaaX, whose protein sequence is MKIQSLFFTLYGDYIKDAGGTISSKSLIIILKEFGFSEGAIRAGLHRMKKAGLIVSERGKDKKIRYKLSEKGLLRLLEGTRRVYEKTRRRWDGKWRIVVYNIPENNREVRDRLRRELKWLGFGMLAQSTWISPNPIEDTLRKFINDLYNSTNSVKVDIFVADYLDQPNHLVERCWNLVEVEQAYKSFLEEWSPMLKKVNSMKSNEAFVTRIELVHEYRKFLNIDPDLPEDLLPQNWIGYKAYDLFMKLREELTPKANEFFYKVYEP
- a CDS encoding RNA-guided endonuclease InsQ/TnpB family protein, whose translation is MQLTSDVGFRFRAYTNEQALRALKAQLRLACEVYNTLRWADTYFYQRDGKGLTQTELRQMALDLRKQDEEYKQLHSQVVQQIVDRFYEAKKRFMDGLARFPREKKPHKYYSLVYSQSGWKVLSLREIRRKSNHKKKLMKLYLSHLGVFNVIVHRDFPLDKVKRIIVKLEPSGRIYIIFVVDYEFKALPSTGKVVAIDVGIEKLVTTSDGQYFPNLKPFERALTKVRELHRSLSRKRFLSHNWFKAKVKLARVYEHVKNLRKDIYMKLGKYFAEYYDIVVMEDISVKKLVGKSLKVRRRLHDVGFYEFRTILEYQLIKYGKKFTLVDPAYTSMTCARCGYVREDLTLFDRVFVCPKCGWIVDRDYNASLNILRRSGSERPSVWSSAFYRWQGGAMKQEALSVRGG
- a CDS encoding ABC transporter permease, which translates into the protein MFEIMLYEWRRAIARKKVIVLSIITFIFELGIYLAIYLVPSKSLKTLIIPLSPYLWALGVLLPQVLLIHFLAISIASGSMAEEYEQGTVDYFISKPITRLRFVMEKWLGSFSLLLIIYLFMVVLALVLSSLLFGVQSDLILLPELFSSVVFSTLVFLNIAFAIGEILRRSNLSFTISGFILIASIIVSDVLVFVSLLTNNRSYEMISEYLPTWGSTELPFMLLQNSPFSTIARGLNILPSISNNVGLAIVSIVVYSLVPLVLSIINFLGRDIPKKVS
- a CDS encoding ABC transporter ATP-binding protein translates to MIVVSNIVKKYGNKIALDNVSLEVKKREFVSLIGPNGAGKTTLIRILLTLMKPDRGEVQILGENPFKSKRIFKEVGYVQEIPNYPPFLTGKQVLELSAKIRGVDKSEVNRVLEFVEMENYANNPIVKYSKGMVQRIAIAEALLGNPSILIMDEPNMGIDPIFSLKTRELLNKLKRKDNVSILMTSHELEDVKKLSDRIFMIYKGKIVFSGTVEDMVKEFLGIQVVVETDEIEKAEGVLKGIEYVKGIFNDGNRLIAKLNEDRREELLKDLVTSGVKVKGFYIDLNLEEAYMRALGNV
- the ilvC gene encoding ketol-acid reductoisomerase; translated protein: MDKTVLDANLDPLKGKTIGVIGYGNQGRVQATIMRENGLNVIVGNVKDKYYELAKKEGFEVYEIDEAVRRSDVALLLIPDEVMKEVYEKKIAPVLQGKKEFVLDFASGYNVAFGLIRPPKSVDTIMVAPRMVGEGIMDLHKQGKGYPVLLGVKQDASGKAWDYAKAIAKGIGAIPGGIAVISSFEEEALLDLMSEHTWVPILFGAIKACYDIAVKEYGVSPEAALLEFYASGELAEIARLIAEEGIFNQMVHHSTTSQYGTLTRMFKYYDVVRRIVENEAKYIWDGSFAKEWSLEQQAGYPVFYRLWELATQSEMAKAEKELYKLLGRKVKND
- the thiC gene encoding phosphomethylpyrimidine synthase ThiC; this translates as MAIIEEARSGQITDEMKEISKLEGIPVEKVRNRISECKIILIRNAKYPSKKLVPIGKGLTTKVNINIGTSDEVVNLQMELEKVKVANRWGDTLMDLSTGGDLDDIRREIIRASELPVGTVPVYQVFIESFKKKSGGAYFTEDELLSTVEKHLKDGVAFMTIHAGITKELAIRALKSNRIIPIVSRGGDMIAGWMIHNNSENPYRKHWGYLLEMFKEYDAVISLGDALRPGATGDAHDEFQVGELLETARLVKSALKEGVQVMVEGPGHVPLNEIAWDVKLMKKLTGGVPYYVLGPLPIDVGAPYDHIASAIGAAISSAAGADLLCYLTPAEHLGLPTVKQVEEGAIAYRIAAHAGDVVKLGRRVRKWDDEVSYYRGKLEWDNMISRLIDPQRAYQVYTQFGIPKVKACTMCGGYCPMMWAMDQVRKIGSSSSL